In Populus alba chromosome 1, ASM523922v2, whole genome shotgun sequence, a single window of DNA contains:
- the LOC118040138 gene encoding uncharacterized protein — MEDIGLVKQGWKWLQTQKHVYSRVKTAVGCLRDKIGVVIERHWPMVCSGCARFGRLMRFMLIYWKDCATRGFNSVIKLGSAALLLIMWSCFLSLTSMSCLLYVLLCMGAAGAAVQYLGYTPGLFIVGLFAILILWMYANFWITGTLFIVGGYLFSLNHARLVVLMATIYAIYCVKVRVGWHGVFLSINLTFFSNDVLNFLLQWCDNVSESTQFEEHKESETVLEDEFSVECEFSIPVDESEKVQPCKSSSPPASSSVVNNQRESSTRKVVVEETSSTNEMKRILDSVDHYEALGFSRHKRIDVAILKKEYHKKAMRVHPDKNMGSPLASESFKKLQCAYEVLSDSVKKRDYDEQLRREESKTRSVCQKSHGTSCQDNPDYCSEESRRIQCTKCGISHIWVCTNRTKAKARWCQDCCQYHQAKDGDGWVEYKGTLVFDRPQKMEIPRAFVCAESKIFDVSEWAICQGMQCRPNTHRPSFHVNMVGLEKTQRSNSSRYPWDLDAEMMDEDEEEFELWLQQALASGLFCETSKRRKSWSPFKLPQKKGKKQWRRTST, encoded by the exons ATGGAGGATATTGGGCTGGTTAAGCAAGGGTGGAAATGGTTGCAAACGCAGAAACATGTTTATTCACGGGTGAAAACTGCAGTGGGGTGTTTGAGGGACAAGATCGGAGTGGTTATAGAGAGGCATTGGCCTATGGTGTGCAGTGGATGTGCAAGATTTGGGAGGTTGATGCGTTTTATGTTGATTTATTGGAAAGATTGCGCTACGAGGGGTTTTAATTCTGTTATCAAACTGGGTTCGGCAGCTTTGCTTCTTATAATGTGGAGTTGCTTCCTTAGTCTCACTTCAATGTCTTGCTTGCTTTATGTACTACTCTGTATG GGAGCTGCAGGAGCTGCTGTTCAGTATTTGGGCTACACTCCTGGACTTTTTATTGTAGGGCTAtttgctattttaattttatggatgTATGCTAACTTTTGGATAACTGGAACATTATTTATAGTTGGAG GCTATTTGTTCTCTCTAAATCATGCACGGCTAGTGGTTTTAATGGCGACTATATATGCTATTTATTGTGTGAAAGTTCGAGTTGGATGGCATGGTGTTTTCCTATCAATAAACCTCACCTTTTTCTCCAATGATGTATTAAACTTTCTACTTCAATGGTGTGATAATGTTAGTGAAAGCACCCAATTTGAAGAGCATAAGGAATCTGAAACAGTTCTGGAAGATGAGTTCTCTGTGGAGTGTGAATTCTCGATTCCTGTTGATGAATCTGAAAAGGTGCAACCATGCAAATCATCTAGCCCACCTGCTAGCTCATCTGTTGTGAATAACCAAAGAGAGTCTTCCACTAGAAAAGTAGTTGTAGAAGAAACAAGCTCAACCAATGAGATGAAAAGAATATTAGATAGTGTGGATCATTATGAAGCATTGGGATTTTCTCGCCACAAGCGAATTGATGTTGCTATTTTGAAAAAGGAATACCATAAAAAG GCCATGCGTGTCCATCCTGATAAAAATATGGGAAGCCCTTTAGCAAGTGAATCATTTAAGAAACTTCAATGTGCTTATGAG GTTCTGTCAGATTCTGTGAAGAAGAGAGACTATGATGAGCAACTGAGAAGGGAAGAATCTAAGACTAGGAGCGTATGTCAGAAGTCCCACGGTACTTCATGTCAG GATAATCCTGATTACTGCTCCGAGGAATCCAGGCGGATACAATGCACCAAATGTGGCATTTCACATATATGGGTGTGCACTAATAGGACCAAGGCCAAGGCAAGATGGTGTCAG GATTGCTGCCAATATCATCAAGCCAAAGATGGAGATGGATGGGTTGAATATAAAGGCACATTGGTCTTCGATAGGCCTCAAAAG aTGGAGATTCCGCGTGCATTTGTTTGTGCTGAGAGCAAAATCTTTGATGTGTCAGAATGGGCCATTTGTCAG GGAATGCAATGCCGGCCCAACACCCATAGGCCAAGCTTCCATGTAAACATGGTTGGCTTGGAGAAGACTCAACGGTCCAACTCGAGCAGATATCCATGGGACTTGGATGCTGAAATGATGGATGAGGATGAAGAAGAATTCGAGCTGTGGCTTCAGCAGGCCCTGGCATCTGGCCTTTTTTGTGAGACCTCCAAACGTAGAAAGAGTTGGAGTCCTTTTAAGCTGCCTcaaaagaaagggaagaagCAATGGCGAAGGACATCAACTTGA